Sequence from the Besnoitia besnoiti strain Bb-Ger1 chromosome Unknown contig00014, whole genome shotgun sequence genome:
GCGGGGTAACGAGGCACAGCTTTCCTCACCGCAATAGGGAAATCTATGCACACCGCAGTACACTCCGAAAAGCGGCCGGCCGGAGCATCCTTACAGTGTCGACCCTCGATCGATTGCATCACGGTAATATGTCTGCGAGTATGCATGCAGCTACGAGCTTTGATCTACCACCACCAGGGCGCCCCGGAGCGTTCCAGGTGTTGAATGATGGTGCCCCTTCAGATGTGACACCAGGCACGAGCTCGGGTGACGACAGTGTGCTGCTGGCGTTCTACGAGCCGTCAAGCGAGGGAACACAAGCCCAGTGGGGAGCTTCTGACGATGACTCCATCGTACAAATGGTGGCCGCAGCCGTGGACGAATCACCGTGGGCGCGAAGCGTCGACTGGGCCACGCTGCTCGGCGTTCATGCCCCTCGAGACAGTCAGCTGAGCCCGGTGGATGCAGACTCGCAGGCAAGTGCTCAGGAGGACGCACCCCAGAGTGATTCAAGTAACATTTCACCAGTgggcgctgcgtcgtccACGACACCCATTAGCCATTCGTTCTTCGACCCCCCTGAAGGCGTTATATCAGAAAATACAGTGATGTCCCCGGCAGTCAGCGCGAGGGAGGAACTGCCTTTACCGTTTCCGTTTTGTTCTATGGAAGATGTGAGATGCAGCAAGTTTGGGTGTACCGAGATGCCGATCCATATACCATCTACCCCGCCACATTTACCGGattctcgcgcgcgagatACCTCTCTCGGAGAAAAGAGTGCGCCCCCCTGGGACCCGGGGCGTGTGTATTCTCCGGGCAAGCGTCCTAATGTTGGCTCAGTCCTTCTGGATGAGCGGCAAACACCTGCAACCTCTCGGTCCCGCGGCAGCGCTTCCTTTGCCGGCCAGGGTACAGGGAAGAGATCGCTGCTTTGCCAGGAGTCCCTCTGTGTGGCCAAAAAACACCCGAAGTCGCTCGTGCCGTCTCTGTCGGGGGTCAGCGGCAGTAACAGACTGCGTGTACCAGGGAAGCGTCAGGCTGCGCCTAAAGTCGCACAGGTGGACTACCAGGTTATTCACAGTCATTCGCTTCTCCCGGGGCGTCCCACGTCCGGGGACGCCTTTGGGAGAGCAGTGCATTCAGATTGTGTGAATTCCCGGCAGGCGCAAACGGCACCCACTTATGGCCATATAAATAGGGAGGCCACGGGCCTGTGATGCAGGCCTTCTCTTCAGGACTTGAAGATGGAGGCACTCTGCCGGGATAAGCCTACTACAGAGACGAACTAGCAGCAAACAGGCACGGCGTAGCTTTGGTCTAACCGTCAAGCGATGCTGCATAGAGCAGTGAAACGGGATATTGACTGTATTCGTAACGCGCAACGCTCGGTGAAACCCTATTTCTTAGACTACATGTGAACCGCGGCCGATCCGCCCCTAACGCCACGACCAGCAGTCCGCCGGCCAAAGTAGAGTTGTGAGAAATGGCCCGGTTTAGTGGATGTCGACTGCGTATTGCCACAGCTGCCGTAGTGGGGAAAACAGCGTTCCTGAGCCCCGGAGGAGGACGATGAACACGGTCCACGCAGGGCATAGCGACCCCTAATGGTTCTTTCGGAGATTGTAGGGGAGGTCAGCAAATCAGGGAAGCCTCCTCCAAGCTTGGTTGTATTCCGGTGGAATGGGTTGTACCCGACGGCCGGGTGTAAGTGGAAACACCGCGGAATTTCTAGTCAGGTGTCACGAACCATTAACCATCATCCTGGATGGCCGGCCCCGTGGGCACCAAACGGACCCAGTTGACATTTTTGCCCGGAAACCGAAGGAATGCGGCCTTTGTTATGTGGAGGAAGGTGCGTGTCAAGTGGGTTTCATTCCAGGAATTGGATACACGAACAGAGCTGTCAGCCACGATGGAGACCCGTGCGTTTCGGGATTCGAGAAATTGCAGACCTTCGTGCGGCAACGGAGATACAGTTGTTCCGAGGCTCCCAACCGCCGGCCTTCGGGGACAGTCGTCGGAATGCcgggcgagaggagacggctTGGATACTCTGAGTGTGTGAGCACGGGCAGAGCTTGAATGCGGcaaaggcgcagcgcgaggacgccgggTGGCAGATTGCCAGTGCTTGTAGTATGAGTCAGTTTCGCTGCCATAGAAGGGCACTTGCGCTCTGTATCGCGTTTCGTCATTTCCTGGCTGGCTACCAAGAAGCTTGTGTAGGCCGTACCATGTCCCACATGGAAGTCAGTTGGTCgcatgcgtctctctctcaagTCGTGCGCAGTCGGTGACGCGAGACTACATTTGTGTGCAGGCTCAGACAAGAGGCATACAGCCTATGCACCGCTAGGACGATGGGGACAATCTAGGTCAGCCCGTGAGCCAACACTGCCGCGGAAGTGGCTGGGACTTCTCATGTTGACGTGCTCGCTACGCGCCAGTGAGTTTTGGCTGGCACCTTGAAACCGACGCGTCCCCACGAAATATCTGCACATATACCATAGGTGCTTCTTTCGTGAGTATAACGTTGCGTGGACGTGCTATGACATTTGCTGCCCTTGATGTCACCTTTCAAAGACTTACCGGCGTTTGCTACATCGTTCCCGCCCCGGTGGGGGCGAGCCTTCCACATGCCGACCTACCTCGCCGATCAGCTCTTGGCGGTCTTCATTCCTAGTATGTTTTCGCTTGATTGTTCCGCTAGCTAGGGCTGCCCACGGAATGTGATATATACCTAAAAAAGAGGACcacagctgcggcgaacCGCGCTCGTATTGGGAGCGTTACTTCCGCTGACGGGGGGGAAGTGGGGCAGTAGACTGGGGTGTTGGCAGGGGTGCACCGACGCCTCAGGGAAGCTGTGAGGGGCCAGTGCACTCTTTTTCTTATAGCTCTTTTTCGAATCAGCTCTGGTCGTGGGTAGCTTCTGACAGCAGGCGCTAGACGCGTTGCATtaacggagagagagatggcACGCCAAGCGCCTCTGACAGTGCCAGGGAAGATGTAGCTCGCCTTGGTGACCGTAACTGTCATCAGAAACAACGTTGAATGCCACGACATGCGCAAATGAGACCAGAGGAGACACGGTCAGGCTTGTCAGAGCCTTACGACGATGTGCCCAAGGACCACCGGAGGTGGCCGTCTGCGTAGTTGCTTTGACTAGATGCATCAAACGAATTCGAGTTGCGGTCCTTTCGTTGAAAACGCAAGGAAACGCTCCAATGAGGAGCCGGGACACTTCGGCTGTAGTTTGCTTTCCTGCGTGGAGCACGGCGTTCTCGCCTGGTGCCTGACGATGACCTGACGCTGCTAGTCCAGGTCTGGCATTCGGCTGGTGGACGTAGATGTCCGAGAGAGACCTCTTGTGCCTCATCATTCACTGCGCCTCACGAAGGCTTTGCAGCCAAAGAGTTTACCCATCCATGCAGAGGCTAGAACAGCAGGCAGATTTCTACAGTGCCGCTGGTCTCTTTGTATCTGTGTAAAAGCAGACGCGGCCTCCTGCGTCACCTCAGCCTCGATGCCGACTCAAGAATGCGGCACAGGCACTGTTTGATCCTCTTCTATGAGGGCATCCTTACAGAAGGCCCTCTCGGGGGTGTGAGAACTCTTCGATTTGCCTCTATTGTCTCACCTGGCTTGGAAGCTCTTTGGCCGTCGCGATTCATGACTTGCCCACCTTTTGACATCCCGAGGAATGCCCATTGACTCACTACGAACAGAGAATGTGGCAAAAACTGACTAGTGACCGGAACGGTAGAATGACCGGCGCAGCGGTAGGCGGTCCCCGACTAAAAGGCGATCCCGGCAGAGCGGGCACGCAACAGGAAAAAGGCGTTTTCTCCctggtgctgctgcgctgtgCATGACGGCTTTTCGTTTGCTATTGCTCCTTTAACAGCGAAGTTTAACCTGACGGACTGAACTTGGCTTCACTCGATTTCGAAGGCTGAACTTCCTCTGCGTTTCAGTGGGAAGGATGTGCTGAACCTGGCTTCCCCGgtttcgttttcctccttGAGCCTCGTGGTGTCCTCCTCGCGTGAATTCTTCATGCCTTCTTTTCTCGGGTTGCTTCGGTACCGCAGATGGCTTCTCCTAGTGTTTACACTCGATTTCAGTCGTCGGGTTTCTCGCTGATGCCTTCTGAGTCCTTCGGCTGCGTTCTAGTCTCTGAGAAGACAGCTCTTTTCTCGGGTTTCGGCGGACAACCCCCGTCTCGTCGTAGGTCTTTGGCCtttgtcttctgcttctcttcttctgtgtTTTCGCTTTAGGAGTATCTTGTCTTAATCTCGCGTGCGCGTTCGTGGCTCCTATCTGTGGTGTGCATCcgtgcgcgcctcgtctctccacAAAGAACGCCACCCGCGTGTTGCATGGATCACtcctcttttctttctcgtTTCGATTTCACCGAGATGCAGCTGTCCTCTCTACGATCCTGTGTGGCGTAGATGCCTCAACAACAAAGGAACCTGTTAGCGGCTCTTCTTCTGGATGCATTCCATCCCTTCTTTTCGGCTCGCCTATTCGTCTagcgtcgcgcgcccgctgttTCGTGCGCCATTTCCTATACCGTGGCGACTGTGAACCGACGTGTTTGCGCTTCTGGGGGGATATTCTCATCTGGTTTCGGTCCGTTTCTGTGTCGTTTCCgtgtcgcttcttcctcctttcGGTCTTCACCCCTTTTTCTCCCCCGCTCCCCGTCGTCATCCCCCctgcccctccccccccccccccgccccccagGTCTCGCTGCACATTTATTTCCGTCATTCCGCGGCAGATTTTCTCCTCGTTTTCGCGCGATGGACAGCCAGATGCATCAGAAGCTGGACGAGCTTCGAAGCAAGTTGAACCGAcagcgtgcgcaggcgcctttgGTTCCCCCAGCCCTTTCTTCGCTCAAGACGTCGTCGACTTCGACGCGTTTGGGTCCCTCAGAAGCCCCTGCTCTTCACAGGCTGGAGAAGAAGGCACGCGGGCAGCAAGCGATCGCGACACCGCCTCCCACGGACGAAGGGCGGCTGGGAGAAGGGCAGAAGAAGGTAGCCGAGGACCGTCAAGCCGCGGGCTTGGAACGCGAGCCCGCGGGAGCTTCTCCTCTTGACGAAGGGAGGCCGGCCACGTTGTCGCATGCAACCTCAGGTGCCGCAGGCCTGGCGGCGAGCTCTCCCAACcggccttctgcgtcgtcaTCATcacccgccgcctctggccCCCATGCTCCCGCGCCTTTGTCTCGGcattcgccgccttcgcccccgTCGAGCGCATCTGCGTCGGAGAtcgcgtcctccgcttccccggggcgcttcgcggcgcctttgCCGCCCTCCAAggcttctgcgcggcggatTGTGCTTCTCGAAGGCCGGAAGAAGAGTACGGCGGCTCTCTTGACCGAGGGGCTCCCCCTGCGCCCTGGAGTCGCCTcagtttcttcttcctcgcagcagctgcctgctTGCAACCAGCGACCGGCTGacccctctccctcttctgctgccgctTCGGCAAGTCGAGAGAAAgctgccggcgaagacggccGAGGCTCTGTGTCGCGGGCCCTcgtggaggagctgcagcagtgGCACAGCCGGCTGAGTGAAAACGTTGAAAAACAGCTCGAGGAACTGCACATGCGCGCCCGGACGCACTACCTGCCCTCCCACGCCTCCACAGACGCTGTGGGCACGGCTAGCACACCGAGAGACTCGGACTGCGcaacgcgcggctgcagcgacgacTGCGGCGGGGCGACCgcaggagagcggcgagcggaggaagaggacggcctgcgaggcgacggcgcagagaagcgcgaagtgagcggcaggcgcgcgggcgacttGACCGGCATGGCGGTCGCTGCTGACGAGTGCAGAGCggccagcgcggcgtcgacctcgtcgcctgtctctccgcggctctcgcccaCGCCGGAGTCCTCTCGGGAAGACGGAGTTGAGCGGtcgcgggctccgcgcggcgcagagggcgagcccGGCGACGCAAGCAAGAGCCCCGGGTCGACTCATTTCCATCGGTACCGCGGCCTAAAAAATCCGCATTTGCGCGAAATGAAGCCCAGTCCCTTCTCcacagaagacgccgcgggcgctaCAGCCGGCGCTGCATccggcggctgcccgcccgcggcgggcagccgccagagcccgcagagccgcgaCAACGAGCGAGCGTCGCAGGGGAGCCGCGGCTACTACTCTCGCCATTCCGAAGAGggcgtttcctcctcgcgtttTGGCGCGACAGATGATGGGCTCTCGCTCAAGAGAGAGCGCCTCGAAGaccgcgacgaggacgatgagcgcgtcagccgcgcacccgacagaaggcgagagcgaagccgcagccgcgagtgTCACGGGAGGCGGCACCAGGAATTGacacacgcgcgagacgcccgtCGGGGTTCCTCCCCAGACAccaagagagagacgcctggCCACGTGCGCCGgtcggcggaagacgacgcggggGGGCGCGACTGCgtgaggcgcgaggaggaggcgcgcgcgcggcggcccccgcgcggccgcgagcggagcgagggcgagagagagaaggacgcgagTTCCCAAgcggtctccgcgtcctcctcggggcggcgccggagcgaAGAACGCGACAGAGATATTTCGAGCTCTCGAGGtatcgccggcgcgcggcatgaaaagcgcccgcgccgaggcgaggactttagagagcggagagaccGGGGGAGGGTAGGCGAGACGGCCCCAGGGGACAGGGCGCAGAGTGAAGGCTCTAGCGATGACCgggaggagagaagacgcagagcgggcgcgtgcagcggaggcagcggcgcggcagaccgCGGTGTCGCCAGGcacgacggcggccgcagacacaccccccgcagcagcgaagagcgACGGAGCGTCAGTCGATCCGCGAGCCCCATCACGCGCGAGAACAGCGTGGAGCCCGACGCGGGCAACGACaggcgcgacagaggcggagacatGCGGAATGGACGACGAGGCCCCCAGAGAGACGCCCacagagacggcgcgagagagggcctctcgccgccgtctcgcaACGggtcggctccgcggcgcggagacacctcCAGagaccgcgaccgcgaccgcgaccgcgaTCGAGAGAGACCCGACGCACGGGaaagctgcggcgagcgacgagaggaggaccggcagagagacgaagggcggcatccgctgcgggcgcgagcgaccagcggagacagcgtgGACCGCGAGCGACCGAGTGAAGGCGCGACGAACGCGGTGAGAGGCAGAAAGCCCggggaagcggaagacgagaaggaggaaggcgaaatCGACGaatgcgaagaagaagcgagcgcgaagccgcccaggaacgagaaagaagaggagccgacgacggagagcagagagagagagagctccgctgcgccggaggcgaagaagagtgcggaggaagaagacaacgaagaggaggaggaagaacgcGAGGAACGGGAGGAACTGTTCACGCCCGAGCCGGGTGAGAACGAGATGCTGCTCACgccagacgacgaggaggacgcgtcAACGGCGGGGCGGCTGAAGCCAggtgaagaaggagagagcgcgaaaaaaaagaggcgcgaggggcaGCAAGCGTCGCGGacggacggcggcgagagcgggcCTGAAGTCTCgatgcgccgcggagccggcgcccgcagcagggGCGCCTGGatgggcgacggcgaagggcgcggcggagacgaggaggataagacagaggaagacggaaggggggacgccgaggagaagcggcTTTTTGGGCCACCTGGGAAgcacgagggcgccgcgcagggcgaagggagagaagacgacgagggcgtcAGCCCCCCGGTCGACGAAGATGTCGACCCGGAggaacgcgaagaagaagaggagctgcagaagcagctgcagctcgctGGCGCCAGTTGCGTCTGcaagcgcagcagcagcttgaTGTACGGATGCCGTCGCGTGGAGATCTTCAAAAAGCTCAACAAAATCAGCGAGGGTACCTACGGTGCGGTCTTCCGCGCCATGAACCGAGCCACCGGCGAGATTGTGGTAAgtgctgaagaagcagctCGCAGAAACGCAACATatgagaggcgctgcgcctctcttttGCTGGTCTCGACGATCAACTTACACGACTGAGTCGATCTTGctgtgcctctctctgcgttttcctTTCCAGGCGCTGAAGCAGATCAAGTACCACAACCGCCTGTGGAGCGAGGGCTTCCCCGTAACCAGCTTACGCGAAATTTCCATCAtgctcgagctgcagcaTCCCAACGTCTTGGATGTGCAGGAAGTCGTCGTGGGCACGGGCCAGCATCAGGTCTTCATGGTGAGACTCGGCAACCCTGAAGACGCCGAGCAGCTAGTCGTTGCGGCTTTCACTCAATGGAGTAGAATGCTGGAGTCCTTCACTTTCGGCGGTCATCAGCACTTCAGCTTAAATTTCCATCTTGTCTTTTCTCTTCCGACCGACAAGCGCGCCCGAGGCctggcgcgaggcgagggcggggtcCACTCGCTGCGGTCTGCTCATGACGACTTCAGCGTTGGCGTGACTGTGCGTCGAGAGTGAGGACGCGCCGACTTCCTGGAGGAAAAAAAGGACGCATGGGACGCATTGACGGCTTAAAAGCGCGTCTGCTTGCCGGTGCGCGTGCGGAGGAATCTGAGGCAGATTTTCTTTGCTTGCTGAAAGTGTTTTCTGCGTGGCTCTGTTGTGCATGCTCTTTCAGGTCATGGAGTACATTGAGCACGAGTTGAAGACGCTGCTCGATGAGAAACCCGAGTTCTCTACGGCAGAGAGGAAATGCCTCCTGTACCAGGTAAGCAGGGCACACACCCCTCTTTGCTGGCTATGTGCATATATTCCTTTATTTATAAATAtgtgtatttatatatatttatatatatatatccgcGTTAGGGCGCTTTCGCGTTGCGGGACGTGAGGTTCTTTCGATATAGGGTTTAGCTTTTTCGCCTCAGCATCTGTCAAGGGGCTCGGCCCCGCTCCCTTCCTCTTGCCTCGCAACGCGCGACTATGTTTTGAGCGAATGGTAGTCCCACGAATTCCTTTCTCCATCTTCCTCGGCTCTCTCTGAGCCTGCGTGCTTTGGACTCGATGCTTCAGCTtctggaggcgctggcgtACATGCACGCGAACTTCGTCTTCCATCGCGACTTGAAGCCCAGCAATTTGCTCTACTCGAATCGCGGAGTAAGGACCTTTGGCG
This genomic interval carries:
- a CDS encoding putative cell-cycle-associated protein kinase CDK (encoded by transcript BESB_025620) gives rise to the protein MDSQMHQKLDELRSKLNRQRAQAPLVPPALSSLKTSSTSTRLGPSEAPALHRLEKKARGQQAIATPPPTDEGRLGEGQKKVAEDRQAAGLEREPAGASPLDEGRPATLSHATSGAAGLAASSPNRPSASSSSPAASGPHAPAPLSRHSPPSPPSSASASEIASSASPGRFAAPLPPSKASARRIVLLEGRKKSTAALLTEGLPLRPGVASVSSSSQQLPACNQRPADPSPSSAAASASREKAAGEDGRGSVSRALVEELQQWHSRLSENVEKQLEELHMRARTHYLPSHASTDAVGTASTPRDSDCATRGCSDDCGGATAGERRAEEEDGLRGDGAEKREVSGRRAGDLTGMAVAADECRAASAASTSSPVSPRLSPTPESSREDGVERSRAPRGAEGEPGDASKSPGSTHFHRYRGLKNPHLREMKPSPFSTEDAAGATAGAASGGCPPAAGSRQSPQSRDNERASQGSRGYYSRHSEEGVSSSRFGATDDGLSLKRERLEDRDEDDERVSRAPDRRRERSRSRECHGRRHQELTHARDARRGSSPDTKRETPGHVRRSAEDDAGGRDCVRREEEARARRPPRGRERSEGEREKDASSQAVSASSSGRRRSEERDRDISSSRGIAGARHEKRPRRGEDFRERRDRGRVGETAPGDRAQSEGSSDDREERRRRAGACSGGSGAADRGVARHDGGRRHTPRSSEERRSVSRSASPITRENSVEPDAGNDRRDRGGDMRNGRRGPQRDAHRDGAREGLSPPSRNGSAPRRGDTSRDRDRDRDRDRERPDARESCGERREEDRQRDEGRHPLRARATSGDSVDRERPSEGATNAVRGRKPGEAEDEKEEGEIDECEEEASAKPPRNEKEEEPTTESRERESSAAPEAKKSAEEEDNEEEEEEREEREELFTPEPGENEMLLTPDDEEDASTAGRLKPGEEGESAKKKRREGQQASRTDGGESGPEVSMRRGAGARSRGAWMGDGEGRGGDEEDKTEEDGRGDAEEKRLFGPPGKHEGAAQGEGREDDEGVSPPVDEDVDPEEREEEEELQKQLQLAGASCVCKRSSSLMYGCRRVEIFKKLNKISEGTYGAVFRAMNRATGEIVALKQIKYHNRLWSEGFPVTSLREISIMLELQHPNVLDVQEVVVGTGQHQVFMVMEYIEHELKTLLDEKPEFSTAERKCLLYQLLEALAYMHANFVFHRDLKPSNLLYSNRGVLKVADFGMARKFGFPLHNRVFTKNVVTLWYRPPEILLGEGTYDAACDVWAVGAIFGEMLRKKPLFAGHGELDTLNSIFKLCGTPTEASWPEFFSLPHIKNKKFFNAPPQYQSSWREAFPPPSKHLAMGSSGVLTDLGLDLLQKLLELNPAKRITAAEALQHEYFQEKPRPQLKELMPTFPDTNNQARRKKRRLGSGNAFDEQKHQDSFRFGARVDAEKFLSALADQSKEKKEKKLGKGR